Genomic window (Palaemon carinicauda isolate YSFRI2023 chromosome 42, ASM3689809v2, whole genome shotgun sequence):
CTTCTCATATGAGACCATTGCATCCATTTGTAGTGAGTAAGAAAGAGATGGGCAGATTAACGGATGATTGCTCCACCTGGTCTGATTCTGCATAATCTTTCCAGACTAAGCTCTCTGGACAAATTCTTGCacaacttttttttatagaaatataacaTACTAAGTTATTGgttgactggcaaaatctaaccgagtccctttggcGTAGATGATGATGTTACTGAAAAGTAAAGTTGCTGCAATTGGTTAAGGTTTTAAATTATTAGGATTTTGTTTAGGTTTTAATTTTGTGTGAAAATCAATATGATGTTGAAGATTATGCAATAATACAGTGCAAGTTTCTCAGACATTTATTTGAAGTaattattgaagaagttatatttgCCTTGCTAAATGTCTGGATCCTTCCTTTCAAATGTTTTCTTGCATATCTTTTCCCATTGTTAACTATTACAGCTGGTTTATTTGTAGTCTATAACGTGTAGAATTATAGTCATAGCCATTATGCAATGTGGTAAATAATCATCCCCGTATATATTCTTGGATAAAGGGTGTAGTTGTGTAGTACAAAGGACATCATTATGAACAATTGCCTAGAGAATATTAAGGAAAAATCCTTTTTCCTATGCATCCAGCAGGCCTTGTCTGCCATTCTACTATGACCtggctggtttgaataattttgtaACTGGCAGGAAAGGATACTTTTCCTAGTGGTAATTTGATGTATCTGCTCTAGAAAATTTACCAAGTTTTAACATGGTATCAATAACATAAAAGACTGCCTTAAGGTTTATTCTAGGGTTTTTTATGACTAGCAGGAACCTATAGCATTTAATTGGTCATAGACCTCCACCACAAGTTATTGTCTTCAAAAAACTTTCTGACGAATAGAAAATACATCATGCACAAGTCGTGATCTTCGTAACTGTTATTTTGCTACTCTATATTTTGACCACTACTGGTGTGTACTTGAAGGGGGGGGCGTTTGTTAGAACTAATTGGGTATAGGTATTGGTAAGCTATGGTGTTGTTTAAGAAGGAAAGAATAGAgtaaagaatatattatatataatgtggaaaacaagaattagaataaagaagaaagctaaggaggtaccgatggaaaggcgaatccctccgaaCTGAACCGGTAGGGGGTGAGGAGGGCTTAGAAGGAACCTGTaagaggagaagatcaagaggtagacagagagaattagatggcaaggtaaggtgaagaatgatatggggatgcctttgatcaaagtcattggagagggtgcatcaggcaatcgaccccttaatgtaggggtaacggtggggaagaagttgGTTGGGTGTATCCTTAGTCTTACGGTTTGTCAAGATATGTTCAGATGTAAAAGTAAGAAACTGATGCTTGAGGGAGTTTAGTTCCCCTCGTTAGTTGAGGGCACCATTCTACCGTAAGTGAGGTTAGGTTAATGAGGTTTAGACGGGTCTGGCAGATGCGATTAGAAATTGAATTAGGATAGGTTAAAATTTTGGAGAGCAGTTTCACATTACATTGTAGTATTGTAGAGATAACTACAAGCCTTTGTGGGTATTGGCAGGGTAGGAAATTTCTTACATTGGAAAAAGTGGTTTAATGCTTTATggcttattaaaaaatattttaaaaatccgAACCTTTCTTTGGTATTTTTTACCCGTTGCTAAGTTTCAATAGATGTAAGGTGGGATTTAGATACCATTATCAGGGCCTTCCGTTAACCAGATATAAGTATATTTGTGGTTTTAAGCTTTgctgaatacaaaaatatttgttaaatataaGCTACAGCTTGTTCAAATTGAGAGGAACCCTGCAGGGGACTGGTCTTGATTACTTAATGCCCTTCTCTCTCATGAAACCATTGCATCCCAAGTGTAGTGAGTAACAAAGAGATGGGCAGACTAAGAGTTGATTGTTCCACCTGGActgattttgcataatcttttcaGACTAAGCTCTCTGGACAAGTTATTACGCAATTAGTTTATTAAGTTACTTATGAGTAAACTTACTGCAAATGTTTACCATTTCATTAGAATTTTGTTTACAGTTTTACTTGATCGTGGtgtaaaaaaattgaaaagataTTGCTGTTTAGGCAAGAATACTTCCTCTTGATATTTACCGAAGAAAATATGGAAGTGAGTTATTGCATGTGTTATATTAAATATGCCTTATCTGATCCTTCCTTTCGGGTGTTATGTCATTTTATACGTTTTCCCTTTATCAACTATAGCGGGTTAATTATTGTAGTCTATAACCTCTTGCATATATGGTCGTAATCGTTATGTAATGCTGCAAACtaacatccacaaatatatgcTTGAGTAAAAGGTGATTGTTTGTAGTAGAATGGACTTGGCTACAAAGGATTTCCTTGAAAATTAAGGAAAATTCCTGTTTTATATTCACCCGTAATGAAAAGGATTTGGGGTTGCAATTGTTTATAGGTACTGGTAGGTCATAACCTTATTCGTGCTCTTATGTATTACAAGGAAAAACATGGATTTGGAGGAAGGTGGTTTAGTTAGTTCGCCCTTCATCTTGTCTGTAAATTGAAGACCGGATCTATAGTGTTGGTATTAGGCAAATTATGGTTAGGTGTTTCTGAACCATGGTATGGAAAATAACATTGCATAGTTCTAGGGTACTATGTCAAACGGTTGCATGTATTGAGTAGTCATATCATAGTTGAGGTACCTCGCtttcaggcccccccccccccccccagtggttGTATGCCAATATAGGTAAGTTTAATTTGTGGTACCTTCCACTTCGGTTAGGAAAATGCCTTATGGTGCAGTAATTTTGGCTTGTCAAATCATTGGATAACATTCTCCAAATACTCTTGATCCTTTCAAGTTATATGTTGTTAAATATTAGCAACAGCAGGTATAAAATCTGTCCAGAGCATTGTTGTACTTGTCCAAATTGAATGTAACTGTGTGGTATTGGTCTCGATTGTATTAACCCCTTCTCTCATAACACCATTGCATCCCATGTGTAGTGAGTTGAAAAAAGATGGGGAGATTAAGTGTTGAATGCTCCACCTGGACTGGTTCTGCATAATCTTTCCAGACTAAGCTCTCTGGACAAATTCTTATGCAGgtttttttcatttaaatgtaCAATTTAAAATGGTAAGTTGATGCAAATTGATAAAGTTAAttggaaattttaaatttttactttGTGGTGTGAAAATCTACAAAGATGTTGGTATAGATTATATTGTAATACATCCAGGCATAACAGGTGCTTCCTGGTAGAGGGTTTTGTGATCCACCTGTTTGCCCTACGGCTAGACAGGAAGCTACCCAGTTCACCCCCTCGTGAATGTTCCAAGTTGCGTTCCAACACCTATGGAATCACTTGGGTGGTTGCACCCTGTCTCCTTTCAACCCTGGTTCATTGGCTAAGTGGGAAAGAGGCTGGTTTGCTGGACTCTGATTGTTTTGGTTGCCTCCCAGACAGCATCATGGTAAGTTTTTTCCCAAATCTGTCTTGAGATCCCAAAGAGACTTCTTTGGCCCTCACTCTCCCAGGGCAGTGGGCCGTTCTGTGTGATATAGAGAGGTTCTTCTAGAGTCTGATCGTCTCTGACGGAAGGGGATAGATTTCTCCTCATGCGTTGCCTGCGCTTCGTAGTGGCTTGCAACATTCACGATACCTCATCCAAGCCTTTTGAGAAGGCCTCTGCCAAGGTTCTGACTTGCACACTTGGTCAAACTCGGACCCTGCCAGTTTATGACCCCAGGTTTGGATCCTTCTCTATCCTGTCATTATGTGATACGTGGAGTGGCACAGAGAGAGGAGGCCTATTTCCTTGTGATGGCTCTGCAGTGCTATCTGTAGAACCCCACACCTCAGACCTTAGTGTTGGCTACTCGTCCTCAGCACGGGCAGAATCAAGGTAAGTGTCAAGAACGCAATCTCTTTGAACTTTAGGTCGAACTCTAATTTTTACAACACGACTGCCAAGTGTCAGGTTCCAGCTACGACATGACTCATATAGTCACCTTATATTTTACACAAGTACCCACAAGCCCCTTGTTGTCTTTTTGCTTGGCTCCTCAATTACTGGTGTAGCAATCCCAGATCCCCGTATGGGACAGTAAGCATCTTGTCTAGGtgatgtataatgtataatataagccattcttttatttattttttccctctttttaagGATGAAGTGTTACTTGCTGAATCTGACTTAATCAGCACTTCTGAGCTCTATTCTTTAGAACCTAAAGTTCTCCATCATCCGTAGACGAGGGGAAAGATGGTTGATCGTATACTGTACCAACCCTTTGGTGGTCATATATTTTATAGCAGGCTACGTTTTCCTTTTCCTTTGCTCCCATATTTGACAACGTATAatatttccagggaagaaaatgaATCTACCAGTTCAGATTTTAAGGGGACTTTGATCCACCAAGTGGTGAATCTCCCTATTTCCGTTGAAACAAATCCTTGATATTGTACTTTCCGCCTCAATCACCCCCTGTTCTAAGCTGATAAGTCATGAGACTGGCTGAAGATGCAAAGTAGGATTTTtagacaccattattattattattattattattaatgccttCATTCTCATAGTAGAAAGATCCTTATCTAAAGTGTTTTTAAGATTAGCTGGATTCAAAAGTCTCAAGAtttatattgttgaatatttacaaaattgCAATTTGTGCAGATTGAACATAGCTCTGCTTGGTATTGGTCTTGATTGCATCAATCCCCTTCTCTCTCATAATACCATTGCATCCCAAGTGTAGTGAGTAACAAAGAGATGGGCAGATTAAGAGTTGATTGCTCCACCTGGACTGATTTGGTATGATTTTTCCAGACTATGCTTTCTAGACAAATTTCATTCgcctttttatataaatgtatctgataatgaaaaaatataattgctGAAATTAGGTAAGGATTTGTTTATAAATTTACTTCTGGAGTGAAAATCCTCTAAGCCAAAAGAAATTCAATGTATTATTGGAAACTGTGGTTAGCTTCCTACACTTCCTTTGAAAATAAGTCGGGTTTGGTTATTAGGCAAGGTCAGCAATTTGAATATAAAATCCTCTAATTTTATTAGCCTAATGGTATTTTTCATGAGTAACAAGAATCTTTTTTCTCtataattttttacaattttattttctcTTACAGACGAAAAGAAGAAAAAACCTAAGCCTGCCGCTGCAGGTGCTGCTGCTGGCGGAGCCACAGGAGGCGCTGCAGCCAGTGGAGCCACAGGTGGTGGTGCCACTGGTGGAGCTACAGGTGGTGCCAAGAAGGGCCCCAAACCAAAGCCCGATGCAAAGAAAGCCGGTGCTGCTGGCGCCAAGGGTGGTAAGGCCGCAGGAGCCAAGAAAGCCGGTCCTGCTGGAGCCAAGAAGGCCGGAGCTAAGAAAGGGGCAGCTCCAGGAGCTGGCAAGAAGGGAGCCCCAGGAGCAAAGAAGGACGCAGCAGGAAAGAAGGGAGCCGTAGGTGGCAAGGATGCCGCAGGAAAGAAGGGTGCCGCCGCTGGCAAGAAGCCTCTGACCAAGGGAGGCAAGAAGGTAGATGCCAAGAAGTCATCTATTGCCGCTTCTAAAAATAAGAAGCTTGCCAAGGGCAAGGGAGGAAAGAAGGGACCAGCAAAGAAGGCCTCAAAGACTGCCTTGAAGGTAATTGTCAGAGAAAATTCTAATTTTATCAGTCAGTGAAAATGTTGTTAATGGTTGCATTTGTTTTGTTTGTGTTCTGTGAAGTAGTTTCTGTTGATGGTATCACATTTTATGCATCAATCCATTGTAAGGCACAGTAATAAGTATCTTTAAATCTCCAGGTCGTAAAGGGACGTTTCGGCGTAAGAGTTAAAAAGATCAGGACATTCGCACGCTTCCGTCGCCCCAAGACTTTGAGACTTCCCAAGAATACAAAGTTCCCACGTTTCTCACGACCAAGAAAGTCCAAGTAAGTTTGAAGTTATTTTTAGACCTAAGTTTCTGTTGTTTACTTATGAAGCCCCATGGCCTTGACTATTTAGTACAGAATAGCCTTAAAAAGAGCAGCtgatgattttttttccaaatgttaAATTTAAAGTGACTACACCTTCAACATATGTTAGTTCTAAGTCTTTTGCATATAAATCCAAATctatttcaaaatgttttaatCTTATCGTACCTTAGAGCCAAATTATAAAGTAAAGTTGCCATAAAGTTATCCTTCAAGGTTGCAAAAGTTTTGAATTAGTATTTTGTAATAGATACAGTATTTAAAAGCTTTCAAAGTGAGGGAATGAATGGTAGAAGTAGTTGCTGAGGGTGGAAAAGTAATCTTAAAAAGAGATATCATATCTGGTTTGGTTGAATGCACATTTAGGTTGCCATTGGTATGTTGTGACTTGAAATTGGTCAAATACATGTTGATTTATACTTTTCAAAATGGGATAGTATTTTGTTCAAgtaattctatcatattttgaaaGTCACTTGTCCCATTGGTATTAAATATGCTAATCAAATGTCAGTCACTAGATGAAACTTACGACCTTTTAAAGCCTTGTCTAGGTTATGTTTATCTGGTTAAACTAAATCATTTTTGTATTATGTACTTTTCATggaattattgtaaataattttcatttcatgaaGGCAATTATTTAATCAACATTAATGGTCACACCTTTTTGACCTAAAGGTTTTAGATTAAGAAAATGTAACCCAATCTTAGAATGCAAATAGAATTTACAATTGATGATTATTTTATAATggtaatatttttaagaattaaccatGTAAGATTAGAACAGCTTTTCCAACTTTTGTATTTTTAAGATTTATATGCAACTTCAAATCCTTTATTTCAGGCTTAACTCGTTCAACATTATCAAGTACCCCTTGACCACTGAGTCCGCCATGAAGAAGATTGAAGATAACAACACCCTCGTATTTATCGTTCACTCTTTAGCGAACAAGTATCACATCAAGTCTGCTGTTAAAAAGGTAAGGCTCTCTGTTGGTCCTTTTTGGAATCTTGCAAACTTATAAAAGATTGAGGCAAGGAAAGTAGATGTCATTATCCTTTTTGTTCTCAAACAAGGAAAGATATTCATGttttacaaaattaaagaaatcaaCCCATGTGTGAAAGTAAGGTATGTCAAGCAGTGGGCTCTTAATAAATTTTTTGGAATCAACTGTGTGCTCACTGATTGGCACAAGCTAGACACGAATAGGTCTCTCGGGTAGCGATAATGAAACCACAGCTACAGATGAAGAAATCAAATATTTAGTTTAAAAGTAGACGTCATTATAAAGTCCTTTTGTTTGCAAAGAAAGAAAGAGATTCATGTTATTGAACCTACAAAAACAAATCAAATATTTACTAATGTGCAAGTTAATGTTCAAATATAATGTCACCCTTCAAGGGATTGGTCCTGATTGCAGTAATCCCCTTCTCACATGACACCATTGCATCCCAAGTGTAGTGAGTAACAAAGGGAAGGGGAAGAATAAGAGTTGATTGTTCCACCTGGACTGATTCTGCATAATCTTTCCGGACTAAGCTCTCTGGACAAAATTTTTCAATGGtagtttcaagtaatttttttttaacttaaccaGTTAAACAAGATTTTTTTCATGTTGAGACTTTCTCTACatggttaagattttttttttaaaattttcctaCATATCTACTTGTAAAAATTGGTATGGTTTTGTAAGGATGAATTAGTGCTTCCTCTTGACATTTTCCCAAAAAGCCAAAGATGgttgaagtttatatattatatattccttaATCCTTCCTTTCACCTGTTTTTCTTAATATCATTCTCGTTGTCAACTAGTAACTGGTTTTGTTGTGGAGTATCAATATTGAAGTCTGTACCCTCTTGTTGATATTGAGAAGTTAAAAACAGAATGTGTACATTTTTGTCTGGTTTGCTAAGACTGTTCGGTTTGTGTGCATCATTTTAACACAATAATATCCGATGATCTCTTGGAAATGCTACCAAGTCGAAGATGAATATCTTGGTCTTTTTATGAACAGACTTGTGAAAGTGAAGTCTGATCTCCAACATATCCAATTTCAACAGCAGCAAATTGTTTTATGAAACATCTTGGGtaaatatagtctgatttctaaCATATACACCATCCAATGCCGAGATTGTTAAAGCTTTGG
Coding sequences:
- the LOC137633281 gene encoding large ribosomal subunit protein uL23-like, which translates into the protein MPPKDEKKKKPKPAAAGAAAGGATGGAAASGATGGGATGGATGGAKKGPKPKPDAKKAGAAGAKGGKAAGAKKAGPAGAKKAGAKKGAAPGAGKKGAPGAKKDAAGKKGAVGGKDAAGKKGAAAGKKPLTKGGKKVDAKKSSIAASKNKKLAKGKGGKKGPAKKASKTALKVVKGRFGVRVKKIRTFARFRRPKTLRLPKNTKFPRFSRPRKSKLNSFNIIKYPLTTESAMKKIEDNNTLVFIVHSLANKYHIKSAVKKLYEIDVARVNTLHRPDGLKKAFVKLAPDYDALDVANKIGII